In Neoarius graeffei isolate fNeoGra1 chromosome 17, fNeoGra1.pri, whole genome shotgun sequence, a single window of DNA contains:
- the diabloa gene encoding diablo, IAP-binding mitochondrial protein a codes for MRLLTLLICKLKDMQALGNCGLCMSRRFFQSRTDFLLTSVNMATIRQATACLHLFRATASGIFVKRKPVQRFLRIPEMMQINTVSFSMGSGLCTVPFIQQTENLSHESLIRRASCLVTDSANTYLSQTTMALVDALTLYTKALHTLIALQKRYLASIGKLTPAEEDSIWQVIIGQRVEVADRLDECKCFESKWMNAINICELSAEAAYNSGAEHSSDALKSNMQAAQSKIEEMRKLQLAAQKSLAEMKAEEIQRMAEYASSINLQDLEDVPEAYLRED; via the exons ATGCGGCTACTTACACTATTAATCTGTAAACTCAAGGACATGCAAGCTTTGGGGAATTGCGGCTTGTGTATGTCTCGGAGATTTTTTCAGAGCCGGACCGACTTCCTGCTTACGTCGGTCAATATGGCTACCATCCGTCAAGCGACAGCATGTTTGCATTTATTCAG AGCCACAGCCAGTGGAATATTCGTGAAGAGAAAGCCTGTACAGCGGTTTTTACGCATCCCAGAAATGATGCAGATAAATACTGTGTCCTTCAGCATGGGCAGTGGACTATGTACGGTTCCCTTCATACAG CAGACAGAAAATCTCTCACATGAGTCTCTGATTCGACGGGCATCCTGCTTGGTCACAGACAGTGCCAACACTTACCTTTCCCAAACCACCATGGCTCTTGTAGATGCCCTCACACTCTATACAAAG GCTCTGCACACCCTCATCGCTCTTCAGAAGCGCTATCTGGCCTCAATTGGAAAACTCACTCCTGCTGAGGAAGACAGCATTTGGCAAGTGATCATTGGCCAGCGAGTGGAG GTCGCAGACAGGCTGGATGAATGTAAATGCTTTGAGTCAAAATGGATGAATGCTATCAACATCTGTGAGTTGTCAGCTGAGGCTGCTTACAATTCAG GAGCAGAACATTCATCTGATGCATTAAAAAGCAACATGCAAGCAGCACAGTCTAAAATAGAAGAGATGAGGAAACTCCAGTTGGCAGCACAGAAGAGTCTGGCTGAAATGAAAGCTGAAGAAATTCAGAGAATGGCGGAGTATGCGTCAAGTATCAATTTGCAGGATCTGGAAGATGTTCCTGAGGCCTACCTCCGTGAAGATTGA